A stretch of the Aythya fuligula isolate bAytFul2 chromosome 18, bAytFul2.pri, whole genome shotgun sequence genome encodes the following:
- the PSMD12 gene encoding 26S proteasome non-ATPase regulatory subunit 12: MAEGGAERADGRIVKMEVDYSATVDQRLPECERLAQEGRLQEVIENLLSLEKQTRTASDMVSTSRILVAIVKMCYEAKDWDALNENIILLSKRRSQLKQAVAKMVQQCCTYVDDITDLPVKLRLIDTLRMVTEGKIYVEIERARLTKTLATIKEQNGEVKEAASILQELQVETYGSMEKKERVEFILEQMRLCLAVKDYIRTQIISKKINTKFFQEENTEKLKLKYYNLMIQLDQHEGSYLSICKHYRAIYDTPCIQAESEKWQQALKSVVLYVILSPYDNEQSDLVHRISSDKKLEEIPKYKDLLKLFTTMELMRWTALVEEYGKELREGSLDSPATDVFGCTEEGEKRWKDLKNRVVEHNIRIMAKYYTRITMKRMAQLLDLSVDESEEFLSNLVVNKTIFAKVDRLAGIINFQRPKDPNNILNDWSHKLNSLMALVNKTTHLIAKEEMIHNLQ, translated from the exons ATGGCGGAGGGAGGCGCGGAGCGGGCCGATGGCCGCATCGTCAAAATGGAGGTGGATTACAGCGCGACGGTGGACCAGCGGCTGCCCGAGTGCGAGCGGCTGGCGCAG GAGGGGAGACTGCAAGAAGTCATTGAAAACCTGCTCTCCTTGGAGAAACAAACGCGAACG GCCTCTGACATGGTTTCCACATCACGGATCTTAGTGGCTATAGTGAAAATGTGTTACGAAGCTAAAGACTGGGATGctcttaatgaaaatataattcttcTGTCAAAGAGAAGAAGTCAGTTAAAACAG GCAGTTGCTAAAATGGTCCAGCAGTGCTGCACTTACGTTGACGACATCACAGACTTACCAGTCAAACTGCGCTTAATTGACACATTGCGAATggttacagaaggaaaa ATATATGTGGAAATTGAACGTGCTCGTCTGACAAAGACACTTGCAACAATAAAGGAACAGAACGGTGAAGTGAAAGAGGCTGCCTCTATTCTGCAAGAATTGCAG GTGGAAACCTATGGTTCAATGGAGAAGAAAGAACGTGTAGAATTTATCTTGGAGCAGATGAGGCTCTGTCTAGCTGTAAAAGACTATATCCGCACTCAAATTATCAGCAAAAAAATTAATACTAAattttttcaagaagaaaacacGGAA aaactaaaattaaaatactacaACCTAATGATCCAGCTGGATCAACATGAAGGCTCCTACCTCTCCATCTGTAAGCACTACAGAGCCATTTATGATACTCCATGTATTCAAGCTGAGAGTGAAAAGTGGCAGcag GCACTGAAGAGCGTTGTTCTTTATGTTATTCTTTCACCTTATGACAATGAACAGTCTGATTTGGTGCACAGAATTAGTAGTGACAAAAAGCTAGAAGAAATCCCGAAGTATAA AGACCTCCTCAAACTATTTACCACCATGGAATTGATGCGATGGACTGCCCTAGTTGAAGAATATGGGAAAGAATTGAGAGAAGGATCCCTTGACAGTCCTGCAACAGATGTTTTTGGCTGTACAGAGGAAGGtgaaaagagatggaaagattTAAAGAATAGAGTTGTGGAACAT AATATTAGAATAATGGCTAAATATTATACCAGAATTACAATGAAGAGAATGGCACAGCTCCTTGATCTGTCTGTTGAT GAATCGGAGGAGTTTCTGTCTAACCTAGTAGTTAATAAGACCATCTTTGCTAAAGTAGACAGGCTTGCAGGAATTATCAATTTTCAGAGGCCTAAGGATCCAAACAATATACTGAATGACTGGTCTCACAAGCTGAACTCACTAATGGCCCTAGTTAACAAAACCACGCATCTCATTGCCAAAGAGGAGATGATACATAACTTGCAGTAA